The genomic stretch ATTGATTGATGCAATTTCTCAATTTTGTATCATTTTCTTGGggttatacagtataataaaaaagactGTTTTTATAAATAGCAGAAATTATAAATCGTAAGAACTTCATTTATAGGTTTGAAATTTGATGGGTGTAGGTCTAATTTTGATCATGTTTCAAGGTAAAACTCTCAGaaaaagtaatttaaatgtCCACATTTTTCTCTGGGAGGAATAAACTGAACTATCTTCCTATCCAAATTGTGCCCTTGTTGTATTGTGTGTCATATGTGAAGGTCTGGAAAATTTTTGCACTAGAATGTAACATAAATCTagctataaaaaacaaacaaacaaggcaTTAGTGCAACTGCAACTTGTTATGGGAAAAGCATAACTTGTCTGGCTACAATTTTCTGTTAATTTTTCAATTGCAAAATTGCCGTTCTTAGCATCGCTACTTTACTACTttgatgtaaatgtttgtggaaaCGAGCACTGTGTAgcaagcaacaaaaaaattcttTCATCGAACAAACATCCAAACTCACCGAAAGATTTTACTTGCATTCACTGCAATACTTCGAGGTACTTCAGATTGTTTGAACCCGCAGTGGTTCATGGGTCATTTCTTTTTCCACGCAGTGGGCTGCACGGAGAATGGGCGTATTTACCGAGTCAATGACCAATGGGAGCGACCCTACATGGGCAGCACGTTACTGTGCACATGCAAGGGACCTTCTGGGGGCATCCAATGTGAATCCAAACAAACAGgtaaatacaaaaactaaataCCAGGTTTTCAAATTCGTTTCCAATGTGTGTTTGAGTAGCCTTAAGTTTTTTCTTTATAGAGAACACAAAAGTTGCAATTGAAAAATGTGACACTTATGCACAACATTTTTAGAActattaattttattactattactattggATCTATgagtaatgtatttttttatgaataaaacatttgactattttttacactttatattgtataaaaaaaaaatacactatgtAGCTTTAGAAGAAGCCATTAAtgtcttctttctttattacattattgtagtcactttttaaagcaaataaaaatattgctaaaacATGCAGTGCTCCTTTTAACTGTGCCGGTTATGTGCATCTAGCTGAAGAGACGTGCTTCGATAAAATCAACACCAGGTCATACCGCGTGGGCGAGACGTACGAGCGGCCGAAGGACGGGATGATCTGGGACTGCACCTGCATCGGCTCGGGCCGAGGCAAAATCAGCTGCACCATCGCAAGTGGGTCCCGTTTGTGAAGAATAACCGGAAATCTTGTGTTAGGAAATTGGTCTTAtagtaaaaaatgttaaaaaaaacaaacaaacaaacaaaaaaaagattacatataaatgaatgaataatcgAAGACTATTGTAGAAACTAGTATTTAACAGGGTAGAAAATAGTGCTCATCAGACTCATGAGCTAGGATTATAGGAAATGTctcattttttgttattgtgtttacGGCTACATATCAAACCGGCGTCTTGTTTTGGTCTGTCTGCGACAGATCGCTGCCACGAAGGAGGTCGCTCGTACCGAATCGGCGAGACCTGGACTCGACCCCATGACAGCGGCGACTACatgcttgagtgtgtgtgtcttgggaACGGAAAAGGCGAATGGACCTGCAAACCTATCGGTGAGCGCTTAAGAGCACCCCACCCCCCCCCCAGGGGTCAACGGTTAACATGGTCCGAGCGTTTCTTAAAGTGGACCGACGATAAGCGATAAGCATGCACAAACTCAGGATAATCTCACCCACGATGTTGAGGAGTGAGGATTCTGCCCAGTCGGGGATAATGTTTAATCTCAGAGCAAATATCGAGAGGACAAGCGGTCAATATCGACAGTACAACAAACAAACCCGGTAACCCTGTGATGCTAAAATGATTTGTGTGTTTCGATCTAGCTAACTGTGTTGCAGAAAAAGTTAAAGGTTTAAAAAGATTGCATCGGACTCAGGTTGGCATTTGAATCGCGGTGCATCATTTTGAACATATTCGCATTGgtaaaaaaacgatttatttatatataattattagttgaTTATATAGAATATACTTTTATCATTTACAGAGTGACTAATAATTTGTGTTCAATATTTTTGACGTCAATTGATTTCTCTTTGCTACACTGTTTCTtaactgctgctacgtgaatacgacGTGTCACAACACTACACGAGGCGTATCctaagagtcacatagaatacagattaacatggcagaggtagagctgtatcttcctggagacagaaccggggaaaaaaacgtctggttttttccatcttttttgtGAAAGTACCACCTGTTAGAACTCAAAAGGCGTTTAAGTAAATTGACGatctgctgtctgtctgaaccgaaACAATAAAAGTAGCATATCGCATTGcagattttttccattgcatcataTTGTGTTGAACTGAATGGAAATGGGATCGTACTAAATCATAATGTGAGAGTCGTGTGCGTTTGTTTTACAGCCGAGCGCTGCTACGACACGTCACTGGGCACGTCGTACGTGGTGGGGCAGACGTGGGAGAAACAGTATCAAGGCTGGATGGTCGTTGACTGCACATGTGTGGGTGAAGGAAACGGACGCATCACCTGCACCTCCAGGAGTGAGTGACGCATCACAAGTTCATTACGAGTTTGAGTTGTTCCCCAGCTACATTTTTGATTGTTAAAGTTTGAACAATCCATTCCACATCGAGCGCCGATTAGCTGTTATAACAAGTGCCACTCTTCTTGGGAGATGTTCaaatagattttgtgaagatttgcaaatatttattcagtcagttactgatgtacaGGGAGCTGAAAAGCCCTGGTGTGCAGTTGGGGTGAAAAATCCATCTTAAaggtgttggagctctatagcaggagatcttccacacacttccaacccatgtaaagcagatcttcatgaagctggctttgtgcacaggggcattgtcatggtttgggtctcctagttcaagtgaaaggaaaatgtcattCTTCTGCATCTAAAGGAATCGCATGTAGGCGTGTGTGGAATGGGtaaggtgtcccgatacttttggcATCGTTACACAAGCTGTGCTAATTATGTTCCATAGTTGAAGGTAGGTGAAGGTAATCAGGTACAGATGCACACTACTATTACTCGTATTAATAATGATGAATATTGTGACCGTTTCAGACCGCTGTAATGACCAGGACATGAGGAAATCGTACCGTATCGGCGAGACCTGGACCAAAGCGGACTCGAAAGGCCGaacacagcagtgtgtgtgcgcgGGGAACGGGCGCGGCGAGTGGAAGTGCGAGAGTCATTCATCGGCGCAAGCGACCCTCGGTGAGTGCGACACAGGTAACAGCATGATTTCTCCGAATCTCTTTCCCACAATCATTCTCTCATCAATAACTCACATCAAGCTCACTGAGCAAACAGCCACCATTATTACCATCACCACTAACGCTTTCTGCTTATCCCAGCATTCACAGCTCTTATCCACATGGTGCTGttcacacagtgcaggaactgGGATTTCTAGTTATATTTGTGGCTTTTTATACAAAGTAAGTGCGTATATTTGTATTGTAACCAAAAGGACCAAAAAAAACGGGGGCAAATAACTAATCTTTAAACttctttaatgaataaataaatcattaattatttaatatttatttctctcaaacaAAAGAGAGGATTCATTGAGCAatctttaataattataatttaatttatttttaatttatttacgcATCAAAacggttgtttttgtttgtcattATAGGAGTCCATTTCTGATTTGTgccacttatttatttttttattgtatttaatcaaagaatgtaaaaaaaaaaaatttcaaaatgttatcCACGTTTGTGTCTGAAAATGTTggtgaaaattatattttatatcttttttgaaaaatcgattatatatttaattatattttaatttcgTTCCATTGCTTTCTATCCAgtccaatttttttatatatatttcttgaagttttattttatacaatattttcctaaaacttaaaaaaaaaacccacatactAACATTTTCCCCCTTCTGTCTCTTCCTACTCTGGCCTTCTTCTCTGTTTAGGTTCTGGCTCAGGCTTGTCTACTCCAGTCACTCATCAGGTGAACTTTCTGCCCGAGCTGCTGGAGAGCGGCTTGTGTCAAACTGGATCCGGCACCACCTACTACAGCGGCATGCGCTGGATCCAGACTCAGGGCAGCCAGCAAATGATCTGCACATGTGTCAACGGGGGCATCGGCTGCAAACAATGGGGTATGTTCATGAGCAAGACTCGTACATGGTTATTTTGAAGCGGGAATAACAACGTGAAATAAAAAGGATTGAGATATAGTGCAATAACTTTCGAAAACCTCCTTCATCCTCATCCAGAAGCTTGCACGCTGTTCTGATGGCTTGAGTTTATGACTTGCTGTCAGAGAAGCTTCAAACTTGGCTCGCATTttgaattctgctgtttttgtgtgtgtgtgtgtgtgtgtgtgcgctcagaGGGGCAGTCTCAGGTGTACGGTGGCAACTCGAACGGCCAGCCGTGTGCGTTCCCCTTCGTGTTCGGAGGAAAAACACACCACTCGTGCATTTCGGAAGGCCGAAACGATGGCCAGCTGTGGTGTAGCACCACCTCCAACTATGACGATGATCACCAATACTCCTTCTGTACTCAGAGGAACCGTAAGTAGAACACAGATTCAACATCTACACTCCTAGAAAACCAAATTCAAAGCTGTGGGTTTGAACTCCGACTCCTTTAGAATCAGCAAGACCAGGCTTTAACTCAAACTGGACCCTAAATTACACCTTCTGGACTAGAACTAAGATTTCGCTTTTTGGACCCAATGTTACAGATATGGAAACGAAATTGAAGGGACCAGATGTAAAATTCCGGCTTTGGGGATTGCAGCTAAAGCTTTGGAAAACTACTCAACTCTTCTCTTGATGACAATGTTTAGGTTAAAATAGTGAGAAATAAGATAGTGAGAAATCTTTTGGGTTTGGGATTGATTCAAAACACTACTTTTGGGAATCCCATATGGATTAAGGTAAATCCCTACTTTGAGATTAGAGCTAAAGTCCTACTATTAAAAAAGTCTGAGACACAGAAATGGATTTAAAATGCCAGCTCTGGAAATGCAACCAAGGACCCAGGCTTTTTGTATTAAACTTAAATTTGttgatttaattaaaagttttagatttgtaaattatcaGTACTAAACGGAAGGTTCTAGACTTGTCTAGAATCTAAACAAGTCCTTTTTTCTACGATTTAGCCTAATCTCACTttaagactgaacccaaagttgTGGGATTGAACAGAGAATTCAAAGCTGGCATAAAAGCTTAAGGATACCAGCAAACCTGGAGCCACTTACAAACAGCAAACTCGCTAAGAAATTTCTTATAGTCCGCTGGAACCAAAAGGATTCTGAGTGCTAACACGAAAACCCTTTACTTGTAGCGTACAAGATGTTTTCTGCTTTCCTTGCAGTGATGGTTACAACGCGCGGGGGAAACTCCAACGGTGCCCTGTGCCAGTTTCCCTTCCTGTACAACGGCCGCAATTACACCGACTGCACAGCCGACGGCCGGCGTGACGGCATGAAGTGGTGCGGGACTACAACCAACTACGACGACGAGCGACGCTACGGATTCTGTCCCATGGCAGGTACGTCGAGtccatgtttttttaagttaacTGTGGATGCCAACACCCAGTTAAACACACACCCAGCTAGCCAGGCGCTACCACTTAATCATCGTTTTTTCCTCCAAATCTCGTTCATGCGGTTTGCTTTTACAGACTTTTTCCAAAAATGCAGCTATGACCAAGTTCAGCTCGTCAAAATCCGAGTGCAGAATTTAAGGGCTGTTATGTCATTATGAGAGGGAGTCTTTATGAGCGCATAAACATTGGCTATAACGGCTTGCTGTTTTGTAGCTGCCTCGGCCAGAGTAACATGttccaccctttttttttcttcagagtttttgtttaaatcaaataatctaacacacacatacaggactaaacccaaacaaaatgttcactaaaTCCAGATAAAACTCAGTAAACCCTGAAGGAACCCAAACTGGATCCAAATAGCTGGACTGAACCCAAACTAAGCCCTTACATCAGACTAATCCCTGCCTAAACCACAAACTCAAAATAAACCCATTGgcatagtgtatgtatgtatgtatgtatgtatgtatgtacacaaaTCTAACCATGATTTCTTGCATTCTCTAGCTCATGAGGAAGTCTGCACAGTGAACGACGTCATGTATCGCCTGGGGGACGAGTGGGACAAGCGCCATGACACCCTGGGTCACATGATGCGCTGCACATGTCAGGGTAACGGCCGGGGCGAGTGGAGTTGCATCGCTCACTCGCAGCTCCGAGGTACAAACCTTAAACCCATCCGACAAGCTAGCATAGCTCAAATTTCCAACCCATTTAGCATTAGACACTTTGACGTAAAAATTTTACTTGACATAATCCTGTAGCTTACTAAgactatatataattttgtatattGCATCGTTTTTCACCTTAAGCACTAAATAATTTGTGCAAATAGTTAACTAGTTAGTttaatttttatctgtttacaaATACTATTTACATACTTATTTCTATACATACCTTACCGTACATTTTATAGCTAGCAAAACCCAAACTTTGTAGGTACTCCTTTCTATAGCTACTGCATtccaattttattattatactattttatacatcacaaaatatgtatatttgtctTCATACCGTAACCCAAACTAATAAATTATTCTGTAACCTTCAATAACCCAAACTTTGTACTTATTTCTACAAATATAGAGCTGGGAAGCAGACCTTTTTTAACCCTTTATATAGcaaatacactgatcaggtcTTGGGTCTGGACACCAAGTACAGGATTTGGTGTCCAGACCTAAGACCTGATCAGTGTTTTTGCTATATAAAGGGTTAAAAAAGGTCTGCTGGAAGTCAGACCTCTAAACCATTTCACTGGAAAAATAGTGAATCTTGAGTTCTTTTCTTACCTAGCAGTGTTCAGTATCATTTTCCTGACACTACCATCACCAAAACTTAAAACAAATTCCCTAAATATGTCTCTGCCACACCACTGTTttcaaagtaatttttttatttttgccctCAGATCAGTGTATCGTAGACGGACTCACTTACGAAGTAGGCCAGAAGTTCGACAAGCGCCACAAGGAGGGCTACATGATGAACTGCACATGCTTCGGCCAGGGCCGCGGCCGCTGGAAATGTGACGCCATTGGTACCTACAccctctcctcttttttttgcaccgttcaaaagaggttaaaaaaaaaaagcaccatgtTTTCTCTGCATTCAAGAGAACTAAAGTCTACAACTGTCTGGACTCGGTCCGGGAGACAGAGTAGCTGAGAGCTTTTTTGGAACCCGTGCTAGTGCAGATGTTTCCTAACCAGTTTGACAGCTTGCAAGAAAATGCGAACATCtgcactttaataaaataaatatttttttttggctgcaGATCAGTGCCAAGAAGCCGAGAACAAAGTGTTCTATCAAATCGGCGAGTCCTGGGATAAAGTGAGCCACGGCGTCCAGTATCGGTGTACCTGCTATGGAAACGGGATCGGAGAACATGCCTGCGAGCCTCTCCAGTCCAGGGGTGAGTCACAAACTCTAGATCTTTGATTGGTGGTAAAATGGGTGGGGCTTATAATTCCCATAGACCTTGGTGTCTGGACCAGAGTTTGAGAAGTGgtagctgccactgctgagcccttgaaAGAAGGCACTTAACTttgggtgtctgctaaatgccataaatacaAGGGATGTCAATTAAGAACAGTAATTAAGCCACATGCATATCTCCAAAGTGTTTTTCTATTGTATTCGTGCAGGTCTGATTAATTTATTTGGTTCAAAAAAAGTGTTAGGAAAGCAGGAAATGGGTGAAAGAAAGAAGTGCAAATGTGTGTATACTACAATACAATGCTAATTCCATTGCTGTGTCCATTCCACTAGTGCCAGTACGCGTGACCATCACAGAGACAGGAACCCAGCCCAACTCGCACCCCATCCAGTGGAACCCCCCGGCATCAGCCCACATCACCCAGTACATCCTCAAGTGGAGAGTGGTAGGTTCAAACTGGCATGCTTTTACAGCGGTGTACCTCAGGGCCGGGTAACAGGACTGTTACAGAAATCACAGCTTGCTCATGTTGATCTGTGCCACAGGAAGTAATTTATGATCAGTTAGTATGATTACGGGATGCCTCAGGGGTCTTCATTTGGGATCCCTTAGTAAAAATGTGCAAAGTTAGTCATTCCCATTTACCTTGGTTTCTGGACCAGAGTTTGAGAAGTGGTAGCTGTCACTGCTGGCCCTTGTAAAAAGCCTATAAACTtgggtatctgccaaatgctataaatgtaagagctgtcaatcaagaacagtaaaatattaattaaattttaaaatatttgaaagaaCTATATTCAGTGTAGGATATAAAGACTTCAGAGTGTGATGTGTCCTGAAACTCACATTGGCCAGGGAACATTTCGAAATATTTGCCCAGAGGTACAGGAGTGCAGAACATTGCGCACAAACAAGCACACAGACCTTGAACTTCACACACACCTACGCACATGAGTTCCATTTGGATTTTGATTGTTGAATTTTTGAGTGTTAGAAACAAAGATGAAAATAAGAAAGGAAAGGGAAAGGGATGGAGGTGTATATAGTGGGTAAACGTTGTGCCATTTCTGCTGAGCAGAAGAACACGCGCACTCCGTGGAAGGAGATCATTATTCCGGGTCACATCAACTCCTACACCATCTCAGGCCTTAAACCCGGCCTGACCTATGAGGGCCAACTCATCAGCATCCTGAGCTACGGTCACAGAGAGGTGACCAGATTCGACTTCACCACGTCGTACGGCTCACGTACGTATCCTTTAATCCACCTAATCCTCAACTgtttcatcctcatcatcttctTTATCCCCATCATCCACCTAATGCTCCTCACCTGTCTGATTCTCATCTGCCTCATCTTCTTTATCCTCTTCATAAGCctcattctctttattttcatctGAACGTGcactttttcatgttttttgcgTTTTTGTGTCTAGTGATTCCAACAGAAGGCGAGACCACTCAGCCCACTCGAGTATTGGACACGTCCGAGTCCACCACCGATATCACATCCAGCAGTTTTGTTGTTTCCTGGACGTCAGCATCTGAAACCATCTCCGGGTTCAAGGTGCAGTACGAACTGTACGAGGAGGGATCCAAGCCCACTGTGATCGGTACCTCTAACGCTTTCAAACTCAACATATTCACAGTACACAAAACCAAACAGCAGTGTTTCAagacaatttttattattattacattttctttcagagCTGCCTCGCACAACTACGTCGTTGAACCTCGACAATCTCCTGCCGGGCCGAACATACCAAGTTCAGGTTTTCGAAGTCGAGCCAGAAGGAGACACTAAACTTATCCTGACCACCACTCAGACCACTGGTACagactgattattattattatttatcttgtAGTTAGCAGTATCTAACTACTATCTGTTTATATGCTAACCAGCTAATTGCAAGCTGGTTAGCCAATCAACATGACTAAAACTACTAGCCTGGCAAGCAGCTATCTGCAAAATTACTGCACTTAGCCATTCTTGCCAATCTGCTATGTCTCCAAAGAACAGTGACAGTTAGCAAGCTGCTTCTCAAGCAAACCATCAAGAATTTCTAGCATatcataaacaaaacaaaacacagcaatAATAAGGAAGAACTCTATTGTCAAAGCTAACTGCTAGCTGGATAGTTACTATTCTAGCTCTCCTTTCCTTTAACCTGATCCTTGCATGTAATTATTCATTCCTAGCATAACTGGTGAACAAGCCACAGACAACAGCCTGCATTGTATGCTAGCTTTAAAAAAAGCAGCTAGTTCTAATTATGGCTGCTTAGCCGGCAAGTTACAAGCAGAGATAACATGCTGAAATCAAGTGCTACCTCTGAGTAGAGCAGCTACAGAGAGGCTCACGAGTACATAATGGCATGTGGGTGTGATCCTCAGCTCCTGATTCTCCAACCAATCACCAAGTTACAGACGTCAGAGAAACATCCATCGAGATCTCTTGGACCAGACCTCAAGCACCCATCACAAGTACATTCCAAACTTACTATTTCTGGAATTTTCCTTTTATCTGGAGCTCGACAGAggtatttactgtgtgtgtgcgtgcgtgtgtgtgtaggttacCGTGTGGTGTACACCCCATCTGTTGAAGGCAGCAGCACCGAGCTCATCCTGCCCCACACTGTGAACTCCGTGACCTTGGGTGACCTCCAGCCGGGTCAGTCATATAACGTCAGTATCTATGCTGTGGAGGGAAACCTAGAGAGCGAAGCAGTGGTGCTGCAGGTCCAAACGACTGGAGAGCCTCAACCTGGTGAGAGACTAAACTAACTGAATTGAAATTAAAGTTGCCATAAGCAACATCTGGCCAGAGTACTGTAACGCTGAAATGGGTGGAGCTTAATTACAATTGAATTATTTATCCTTAATCATGGGCAATGTTGCCCACTGAAGAACAGCACCATCGTTATGTTCGTTTCAGTCATTTTCATTCCATTTTCATTTGATGTAAATTTGTGACTCCGCCCCTCAGAGGAAGTCCAGGCTCCAAGCGATTTGCAGTTCTACGAGGTCACTGATGTGAAGATCACGATCACCTGGACTGGGCCGCCCAGCGAGGTGTCAGGCTACCGTGTAAGCTACGAACCTGTGGGTTCCGACGGCCGTGCGACGCAGAGGCCACTATTGCTTCCCACCACGCCCAACGCCTACGAGGAGATCACACACCTGCAGCCCGGGACCTTGTACCGCTTCTACGTCTACACCATCTACGGTGGAGCCGAGAGCCAGCCGCTGGTGGGAGAGAAGTCTACCCGTGAGTCTGCGAGTATCAACTCGAGCcgtacacatttatttatcgGCAGCCCCACTGTTAACCTTTGACCTCTTGTTCCTTCAGGCCCTGATGCTCCTACAGATTTGCACTTCCCCGATGTGACAGAAGACACTGTATTGGTGGTATGGTCCGCCCCACAGGCCCAAGTCACCGGGTATCGCCTCTATGTAACATCGGAGGACTCCATCTCTCCGAAACAACTGAGGGTCCGCCCTGAGCAGACCCAGCACACCATCAAAAACCTGCAACCAGACACCACCTACACAATCACCGTGCACTCTGAGCAGGGCAACACGCTGAGCGAGGGCATCTCCGGAACCGTCACCACCAGTGAGTCTGTGAAAACGTCTCCTATTAGTCACGTAGTTCAAAGATctttacattgttttaaaaatgttgcaTAGGCAGTTAGCCATAGTAGCCGTAATGCACTCTTTGTGATATAAGcattgaaacttttttttcttttcatgtcttgtgttctttttgctcagctgTGCCAATAGGTAATGCTCCCCGTTTCTCCACGGACATCACAGacacctccatcatcatctcctGGACTCCAGTTCCTCGCTTCAGCTACAGGGTAAACATGCACAATCGATTTAGCTCTAAATTTAGTTGTACAGAACcattttttgtcacattttccaaCACACCTGAGAAAAATATTGACTTTCTCtacacatttatatcatttctaCCAACAAAATGGTGGAAATCAGGGCTGTTTGGTTAGCACTTGATGCAAAGTGTAATAATTACAGTGTCATGTTGGTTGTAAAATGTCTTGTATAAAGAATTGACCAGCACATCTGAGGTAAATATGAACTTTCTCTACACGTTTGTTGCATTTATATCATCACCCTGCCTTTATGTTGTCTGTACTGCAACAATGCCATCACAATTCACCCCATTCTGGtgatgtgtttgtttacatCAGATGTCGGTGAAGCCCAGTCAGGGTGGTGAGGCTCCCAGGGTCGTGAACTCGGACTCAGGAAGCATCTATATCTCAGGCCTGACCCCTGGAGTGGAGTACACCTACAGCCTGCAGCCCCTCTTTAATGGCCGCAAACAGGGCACCCCCATTACTCGCAACGTCGTTACACGTAAGAAATACCAAACAGCAAGACGTGTAGGATAGAAAACCAAACGTCTCTATTGGCGTGAATATTAACATGTCATTTCTATAGCGCTGTCTCCACCGACCAACCTGAACCTGTTGTCCAACCCCGACACGGGAGACCTCACCGTACAGTGGCATGAGACCACCACCCCTGGTAAATACAcactttacctgtgtgtgtgtttgttagtcTGACtgaatattcataatcataattttttttagatttgacaATGAAAAGGTCagaaattttataatttttattacacaactttttttacttttattttttagaaaaactgTCATCAACGCTCAGTAcactatttttttacataatgtgaagtatgttttttaaaactctaaatacaaacattttaaactcttttttttttttaaacattttttcttataaatttttttattttatgtccaTAGaaagattttactttttttctttctttttcccttcttatttttttctcttgatattttcattgaaaatatattgatgctttattttactttatgcTAATCATTTTTTGttgatatatttcatatattctatatgtttattataaagttttagcccattttttcttattcattttcCAATTCCAATGTCATTTGTCTAACCCCCCTGTACAACACCCTCAGACATCACAGGTTACCGTGTGACGTGCACGCCCACCTCGGGTCAACGTGGGAATTCTCTGGAGGAGGTTGTCCTAGGCAGGCAGACCTCACGCACGCTGGAGAACCTGAGCCCCGGGGTTGAGTACAACGTCAGCGTCTACACTGTTAAAGACGACAGGGAGAGCGAACCTGTCTCCTCCGTGATCAGACAAGGTAACCACTGGGCACGGCCGCACAGAGATTCTGGTTATGCTCCTGTCAAGTGACGGTGTAGATGACCATCATGCGTTCCTTTAAATCGTGTCATACAAGTGCTAGTTTGTGATGCTAACAATAAAATTTGAGCTAGAGTAGAATTAGCATTACTATCTCACTGGGTATCCAGTTTGCAATTCACCGGTTTTTACCTTGGGGTGGCAGAAACCCTCCAAATCTacggaaaaaaaattattcaacatCAATGACCCAGCGAGAAAAAAATCCCAATGGCGGACTGAAGTACGGAACAGTGGTGATGGAGTACCCAAGAACTTGCCAGAAATTCTTTTCCAACCCTGCTGCCTTGACTTTAATTACTGTTGCTGCTTTATACCCAACAGATTAGCTGTCTGTCAATTCTGCATTAATTGCGTGATTTGTtttgtgtaataaatataatcgaGTGTATCTGT from Silurus meridionalis isolate SWU-2019-XX chromosome 24, ASM1480568v1, whole genome shotgun sequence encodes the following:
- the fn1b gene encoding fibronectin 1b isoform X2, with protein sequence MKRLVRLALLALCASSAVMCLPKTGRNKRQGQQQHALEFPLDEVTHTRQVGCTENGRIYRVNDQWERPYMGSTLLCTCKGPSGGIQCESKQTAEETCFDKINTRSYRVGETYERPKDGMIWDCTCIGSGRGKISCTIANRCHEGGRSYRIGETWTRPHDSGDYMLECVCLGNGKGEWTCKPIAERCYDTSLGTSYVVGQTWEKQYQGWMVVDCTCVGEGNGRITCTSRNRCNDQDMRKSYRIGETWTKADSKGRTQQCVCAGNGRGEWKCESHSSAQATLGECDTGSGSGLSTPVTHQVNFLPELLESGLCQTGSGTTYYSGMRWIQTQGSQQMICTCVNGGIGCKQWEGQSQVYGGNSNGQPCAFPFVFGGKTHHSCISEGRNDGQLWCSTTSNYDDDHQYSFCTQRNLMVTTRGGNSNGALCQFPFLYNGRNYTDCTADGRRDGMKWCGTTTNYDDERRYGFCPMAAHEEVCTVNDVMYRLGDEWDKRHDTLGHMMRCTCQGNGRGEWSCIAHSQLRDQCIVDGLTYEVGQKFDKRHKEGYMMNCTCFGQGRGRWKCDAIDQCQEAENKVFYQIGESWDKVSHGVQYRCTCYGNGIGEHACEPLQSRVPVRVTITETGTQPNSHPIQWNPPASAHITQYILKWRVKNTRTPWKEIIIPGHINSYTISGLKPGLTYEGQLISILSYGHREVTRFDFTTSYGSLIPTEGETTQPTRVLDTSESTTDITSSSFVVSWTSASETISGFKVQYELYEEGSKPTVIELPRTTTSLNLDNLLPGRTYQVQVFEVEPEGDTKLILTTTQTTAPDSPTNHQVTDVRETSIEISWTRPQAPITSYRVVYTPSVEGSSTELILPHTVNSVTLGDLQPGQSYNVSIYAVEGNLESEAVVLQVQTTGEPQPEEVQAPSDLQFYEVTDVKITITWTGPPSEVSGYRVSYEPVGSDGRATQRPLLLPTTPNAYEEITHLQPGTLYRFYVYTIYGGAESQPLVGEKSTRPDAPTDLHFPDVTEDTVLVVWSAPQAQVTGYRLYVTSEDSISPKQLRVRPEQTQHTIKNLQPDTTYTITVHSEQGNTLSEGISGTVTTTVPIGNAPRFSTDITDTSIIISWTPVPRFSYRMSVKPSQGGEAPRVVNSDSGSIYISGLTPGVEYTYSLQPLFNGRKQGTPITRNVVTPLSPPTNLNLLSNPDTGDLTVQWHETTTPDITGYRVTCTPTSGQRGNSLEEVVLGRQTSRTLENLSPGVEYNVSVYTVKDDRESEPVSSVIRQDVPQVKDLGYVNVTDTTIGIRWTLVQHPAVTGYRITVLAAGESLPILEDSLDSSTNYYTVRGLEPGVDYHINVIVLMEEIESEPATITQQTHAGIPAPTNLNFGEVGPDSMRLSWTRPSVRQAEISRFVIRYHPSNDDDRIQEVNVGGATSTYLLQNLLPVTEYTVSVYCVYGERESTPVSGRQTTTLDSPTGLVFSDVFTHSFTAHWQAPRAQITGYRLVYEETSGGHRQEENLPPNRRRYSLNNLQPNTLYTVRVYAVSGRQESKPLTGTQSTISDAPTDLEVTSSNENSITLSWDAPAIPVRYYRINHKQTGERGSGQEFTVPGTESTAVVSGLQPGTDYTITIYAVTGRGDSPASSTPTIITHRTGSHGIPSPSEIDVTDIQDQAIFVRWTPARGPITGYRVTGKPKNGVGPTFSKEVGPDQTELRIPGLVPTIEYVISVYAIGHDGESSPVVERATTIKSPPTSTNIPAPTNIQFGDVGPSSFVVLWRPPSASLNGYRILVRPKNNIEETKEMNVAPDAMQVTVSGLLVSTAYEVHVYALKGLESSPPLIGEISTIEDISPPRRPRITDVKDRSISLTWRAKIEPITGFLIEAQPTTGIYPVIRKEVTGEQRQAEITGLQPGTAYVINIYTLNGNRRSEPFVLTTNTIGSSLQPPTDLRFLALTPNTITFNWLPPTSRITGYYITYEEEGSSPRELTPRPHAGSNYATITDLKPDTIYIIKIVALHNSLRSPALVGKARTQETQTFPLPIPPRNNNLGPLDVPETEVNVLGPTVQPRPGSGGQGMEYTEFNNQPTLPHSGHRPNPNTPGTGQTLIYVSAPGPDGSRRPKVVPLSDRNTLSFLFPENKTGTPQEAQTQTTVSWQPFKQSKSYLVTCHPVTQHNEKMFQVQLPATTTSATLIGLTAGASYRVLVEALKDALKYKILDEVITLESSGVSSSDDSCYDTLTGTHHQIGDEWERMSETGFKLWCRCMGLGSGHFRCDSSKWCHDNGHNYLIGERWERRAENGHMLSCTCLGNGKGEFKCEPHESTCYDDGKTYQVGNQWQKEYLGTICTCTCYGGQQGWRCDNCKKPGSEINTHLLKPVRYGDGTARVNIHCPIECLRPDILADAVANHNPRE